One window of Oceanivirga salmonicida genomic DNA carries:
- a CDS encoding GNAT family N-acetyltransferase: MKIVKSSSDDIDYIENMLLIHNKESLKLTQRTPYKVFSYVIKSDSNKIIGGIVGCSVLWKILYIETLWVDKNYRNKKYGTKLLNKLLSDAKKYGCRIAHLDSFDFQGYEFYLKNGFEIFGVLENSPENHKEFFLKKVLI, from the coding sequence ATGAAAATAGTAAAAAGTAGTAGTGATGATATAGATTATATTGAAAATATGTTATTAATACATAATAAAGAAAGTTTAAAATTAACACAAAGAACACCATATAAAGTTTTTTCATATGTTATCAAATCTGATAGCAATAAAATTATAGGTGGAATTGTTGGATGCTCAGTTCTTTGGAAAATACTTTATATAGAAACACTTTGGGTAGATAAAAATTACAGGAATAAAAAATATGGGACAAAATTACTTAATAAATTATTATCTGATGCTAAAAAATATGGTTGTCGTATTGCTCATTTAGATAGTTTTGATTTTCAAGGATATGAATTTTATTTAAAAAATGGATTTGAAATTTTCGGAGTTTTAGAAAATAGCCCTGAAAATCATAAAGAATTCTTTTTAAAAAAAGTTTTAATTTAA
- a CDS encoding YlmH/Sll1252 family protein: MINERIQELINLAQNMGYITYTNYLTPNDYLFFEDKYEDLIIKKSGKLRKMLAFVPNYFSENDVIFPETLIKISVNNKFRKYTNKDFLGSIMGLNIDRKYIGDIFQIDDNIAYVYVENKVLDIICNNLTKIAKNTCEISIINEKIDLDFKYEIKKYTISSVRLDNIVSAITGMSRTKAKEYIQFGLCKINYDDCIDASKTIKEGSIISMKGYGRYIYSGIVKYSKKEKPVIEIKTFI; this comes from the coding sequence ATGATAAATGAAAGAATACAAGAATTAATAAATTTAGCACAAAATATGGGGTATATAACTTATACTAATTATTTAACACCTAATGATTATCTATTTTTTGAAGATAAATATGAAGATTTAATAATTAAAAAAAGTGGTAAATTAAGAAAAATGTTAGCATTTGTACCAAATTATTTCTCAGAAAATGACGTTATTTTTCCAGAGACACTTATTAAAATATCAGTTAATAATAAATTTAGAAAGTATACAAACAAAGATTTTTTAGGGTCTATAATGGGTCTTAACATAGATAGAAAATATATAGGAGATATATTTCAAATAGATGATAATATAGCCTACGTTTATGTAGAAAATAAGGTATTAGATATTATTTGTAATAATCTTACGAAAATAGCTAAAAATACTTGTGAAATCAGTATAATAAATGAAAAAATAGATTTAGATTTTAAATATGAAATAAAAAAATATACTATTTCATCAGTAAGACTAGATAATATAGTTTCTGCTATTACTGGTATGAGTAGAACAAAAGCAAAAGAATATATACAATTTGGTTTATGTAAGATTAATTACGATGACTGTATTGATGCTTCAAAAACCATTAAAGAAGGAAGCATAATCTCTATGAAAGGTTATGGGAGATATATTTATTCAGGCATAGTAAAATACAGTAAGAAAGAAAAGCCAGTTATTGAGATTAAGACATTTATATAA
- a CDS encoding HAD family hydrolase, which yields MKKVAAFFDVDGTIFRNSLLIEHFKLLISYKFLSYDAWYISVEDKFEKWSKREGDYEEYLYALTDQYVEGLKKMNIEDVDYIAKRVIELKGDNVYKYTKDRIKYHKEQGHEIVIISGSPSFLVSKMAKKLGIDNYYATKYIVKDNKYTGEVIPMWDSVSKNKAVSEFIAKKDIDLSKSYAYGDTTGDFSMFKLVGYPIALNPAKRLLNKIIADNEVSKKAKIIIERKDVIYNLKANQIEYNREEI from the coding sequence ATGAAAAAAGTTGCGGCATTTTTTGATGTAGATGGGACAATTTTTAGAAATTCATTACTTATAGAGCATTTTAAATTATTAATATCATATAAGTTTTTAAGTTATGATGCTTGGTATATATCTGTTGAAGATAAGTTTGAAAAATGGAGTAAGCGTGAAGGTGATTATGAAGAGTATTTATATGCTCTCACAGATCAATATGTTGAAGGCTTAAAGAAAATGAATATAGAAGACGTAGATTATATAGCTAAAAGAGTAATTGAACTTAAAGGAGATAACGTATATAAATATACAAAAGATAGAATAAAATATCATAAAGAGCAAGGTCATGAGATAGTAATAATATCAGGAAGTCCTAGCTTTTTAGTGAGTAAAATGGCAAAAAAATTGGGAATAGATAATTATTATGCAACTAAATATATAGTAAAAGATAATAAATACACAGGGGAAGTTATACCTATGTGGGATAGTGTTAGTAAAAACAAAGCAGTATCCGAATTTATAGCAAAAAAAGATATAGATTTATCTAAATCATACGCTTATGGAGATACAACAGGGGATTTTTCTATGTTTAAATTAGTAGGTTATCCTATTGCATTAAATCCAGCAAAAAGATTATTAAATAAAATAATTGCAGATAATGAAGTATCTAAAAAAGCAAAAATAATAATAGAAAGAAAAGATGTTATATACAATCTTAAAGCAAATCAAATAGAATATAACAGGGAGGAAATATGA